The Primulina tabacum isolate GXHZ01 chromosome 10, ASM2559414v2, whole genome shotgun sequence region gttctgagtataacatgcagtgtttactacttcagcccaaaacctttgagaaataccagaatcagcaagcattgttctagcagcttcttgaagggtccgatttcttctctcagctacaccattctgctgaggtgttctagctgctgagagctcatacTTGATTCCAGTGTTTTCTAaaaaagttgaaagattttgattgatgaattcagtccctctatcagaccttattcgatcaatcccaactgatttttcatttaaaagtcttttgaatagcttaatcagttgtgccgcagtttgatattttgatttgagaaaaataatccaagtaaatctagcaaattcatctacaactactagggtgtatttcattccccctaaactcataaCTGTTATttgaccaaaaagatccatatgcaacagttctaagcatcgagaagatgatttacaacctctgtttttgaatgaagatcttacttgttttccaaactgacatgctgaacaaactttatcttttgaaaaatctattttgggcaaactagtttgaaaaatctattttgggcaaaccagttaaaAGATCATAGTTACTCAgctatgcaatagatttaaagtttaagtggttcaaacTCTTATGTCACATCTAGTTTTTAGAggatttggaagcaatgaaaaaactggtgcataaggttgttaagtccaacttactttgtaagtatttccacaacgatgtccagttagaatgacctcatcagttgattCTCTAACTGAACACGTGTGTCTGTCAAATTGAACTGAGAGATTATTGTctcataactgactgatgcttatcaagttatacttcaaattctcaaataacaaaacatctttaattgtaaagttaacatggataagcttacccttacccacaaatttacctttggagttcgctccaaaactgatgtttggtccagtatatttgattaattgagatagcgaatttgcatctcctgtcatatgtcgcaaacaaccactgtctagataccaagttgtttctttgattgtacctgttacctgcaatcacacagtatatataattttggtaccctaTTCTTTTGGGTCCCAACTGATTAGTcattaggaacccagacttgaatAAATCTAACTGACTTCCCAGTCACTGTGttccaaatgatttttctcgaatttttagcaatatgtgtgtgatgtgaggatgaaacagtatgattAGTATCCTTTTTCAACTAGCCATTCTTTTGAtacttttctgaactggcttacagttgtagtaattgtaatagtcattccttgagtactaatttttgtaactgaatcgtttaggtgaccagtttcttgtaCCATTTGGactctcagagctatatccaataACATACCCtttgcctttgttcttactttcagtcaatTGAACAGCTGGTTTACTAGGTTCTAagaattcatttaccatggttgattttacaaatgtaatgtactttcctttgtttttatTCCACCTTAGttgtgtatcacttgcagaattttcaacatgattgttaaagcctaaatcagttttatcatcaactgatttcTGTGAATTATGCATTTCAGTCAAtgtaactgaagacttgttccaaacttgaatcaatttggtatgttttgaaatttctgtttttaactgacatatcaaagcttgattttcaatcatttcagatttttgttGAGCAATCTCCATTTTTAcactcaacagttcaactgacttatcagtttctgttttgttgtcattgggatcagtttgctcagttcTAACCTTCTGAAGTGattgagcaagtttgtgatactcatctaccatgtcatataatgtggtaatgagttcctcacgagtgaaatcagaAGAGCTAAAGTAAAATACCAgttcacttgctgactccaatttggcatcatctgccattaagcacttgacttcctcttcatcttcacttGAACTGCTTGAGCTTTCTGATTCTGACTCATCATTGTCAGTTTCAGCCAACATAGACTTGTTTTCTTCAACCAAaacacttcatgtttctttttaaaagatttcttgtcatccttggtccttcttctatgctcatagggcttctttcccttctcaGTTGATACTCGACTGTCCCTCTTTGGCTTAGGAAagtctgctatgaaatgaccagatttgccacaattgtagcaaacataggattcttctttggattGGTTCTTATGATattgcttctggaagtttccttgattcctcataataaatcttccaaatttcatTACAAAAAATGACttagcatcattgctcagttgatcaacagatttttcaactgaaccatttggttccagtctgacagcagttaaagaAGTTGTggcagctggtgtagaaggttctccttctctgttTTGTATTTCAAACTCGtaagcctttagatcagcaaacaagtcataaAGTTCGACATTGTTCAGGTCCTTAGATTCTGTAATTGACAaggtcttgacatcccactctTTGGAAAGACCTTTGACCACCTTTagtgccacttctttgttcgaatacacttttccaagtgcattcagctcattgataatacaactgatcctctcatcatattcgtgcaagGATTCTCCAGCTTTCAACTTGATtttatcaaacttctgaacagcaactgatagcttgttctcttttgtttgcttgttgccttcacacagctggatcagtttctcccatatttttttgccagttttgcacattttgattttgctgaaagtgactttatccagcattttgtataagatatccttagccacattgtctagGTTGGATTTCCTTTTGTCaacagttgtccattcatctctgggcttttctatacGACGAGGTTCCCCACCAGtgatggcaactgctgtatttgcttttagaatcttcatgggaccatcagtgatgacataccacatgtcgtcatcttgtgcaaataaatgagcctgcattctgattttctagtcgtcaaaatcttctctggaaaacatcggtattttgttgaatgaagaaaTATTGATCAGTTTTGAATAAGAGTATTCTGAGACAatattcaaccgctctgatactaTTTGTTAGGATCGGTCTATAGGTTGAAAAGTGTTTAGTAGgagagggttgaataaacactcacggtTTTTGTAATCTTTTCGATTGAAGTCAcagttctgtgacaaactgaaactaggaatcttgtcggtcaatgacaatcagtttaactgatgacagttgcggaaataaactgattgaaagatagaataaataactgaagtaataacacgaagatttatggatgttcggagaatgaaataacttctacgtcaccctttctatcacaaggataggatatgcactaaaagactttgatcgatacaaagattgtacagacccacttcagtttggacttaaacactgccaaaactaaaactcttagttaacTAAATAATTCACAGTTCTCGaatgaacttagcacaactgatctagataaGATCAAATAGACAATACAACGATTTGTGCTTGTTATCTtgaaaggtagcctcaaatgctacaaataaatcagataagtgtgagcttttgatcTTTGAATAAGAGATATTAATTTAGCaaggtaacagcaagcttgataataaaaatagatCGATTGTAgtttgctcaactgctcttctcacctatttataggcttctcttcaacggtaactttaaatgtaatttgaatcaatatattcgttgattgccacgtcaacattcttctgacaatcgtacactgtaagctctgaaatgcggcgttccactacgaatgacagtctgctttgtactgtttgTCGATTGAATGTCCTTTTGCAACTGATGATGTGTACAACAGAATGATCAGCtaataagctcacaactgaatatgtaaactgatcagtttccaactgattagTCAGTTGCCTTCGCTAGTTCAGTTCAGTCGATTTCAGTTGTCTCTGAGaatctgcgcattaatcttcagttagtcaactgtcagttgatttgtgtagttcagttactacaattaacttgatcagttagtccaattaattagtcacttagtttgtcaaacgaccgaaattaagtttccaacacatCTGCAAACcaatattttgaagtaagacACCATGCTTTTctttccatgccagatctcatatggctttttcaaatgatttttattaatcattgatctgttatgagtataacatgcagtgtttacttcttctgcccaaaatcttagAGAAATACCGGAATCAGCAAGAATTGTTCTAGTTGTTTCTTTAAGAGTTCGATTTCTTCGTTcaactacaccattttgctgaggtttTCTTGCAGCTGAGAACTCATGCTTGATTCTAGAATTGTATAAAAATAGAGAAAGTTTTTGATTGAAAAATTCAGTCCCTCACTCAGACCCTATTCTATcaattttgaaaagtttaatcagttgtgcaacagtttggtcttttgatttgagaaaaataaccctagtaaatcttgaaaaatcatcgataatcactaaggtgtatttcattccccctaaaatCATGGATGGTATGGATCAAACAATCCATATGCAACCGTTCTAAGCATCTGGAAGAAGATTTACtccccttgtttttaaaaaaatatcttacttgtttaccaaactgacatgatGAACATATTTTATCTTTGGAAAATTCAATATTAGGCAGACCAAttacaagatcatgattactcaGATGAGCGATGGATTTTAAATtcaagtggttcaaccttttatgccatAACTAGTTCTTGGATAGATTAGAAGCGACAAGACAAACTGGTTCattaggttgatcagtccaactggcTTTATAAGTGTTACCACATCAATTTCCTATCATGACGATATTATCAGTTAAGTTCTTgactgtgcaagtgtgcttgTTGAactgaaatgagaaattattatCACAcaactgactaatgctaattagattttattttaaattatcaagAAGTAGAACATCATCAAtaataatgttaccatggataagatTACCCTTAACCACGGCTTTACCTTTCGAGTCATCTCCAAAACTGATTTTTGGACGAGAATATTTGACCACTTGGGATAAAAAATCATCATCTCCTATCATGTGTTTTGAGCATCCGCTGTCCATGTATCAGATTGAGTCTTTAGTTGATATACCTGTCAACTGCAGTCACATacaatgaataattttggtaccaacatctatttgggtcctaaactgattagtcctttaggaacccaaacttggaccagtctaactgaATTTTCAGTTGATGTGTTCCACATCAAATTGCTATATCTACTCCCCATGGACTTTCTCTTGTTGTTAGAGAGGTTGAGCAAAATCATCTACAGGTCGTGGCGCACTGCCCTCGCCTTCTACTGCTGGGGCCTTGCCTTTAGATAAATCTCCTTCATGTACCTTACGTTTATGTGGCATCGTATTTTATCTTAACCTACATATAGGTCACGTAGAAACACATAACTTAGCATAAACTATGGGATACAAAGATACTAACTTGCCGAGTTCCCCATGTATGGATGAAGTGTCTTCCCTGTCAAAGAACCGTGGGCTCTGATACCTTATAAAATggtcacacccttactctatacttgacatgattaccataatcaaaataggatttTACTGATATATCTGTATTAATGAAGCAATTCCAAATAAGGgcaacggtttataaaaattttgacatgatgtccctacattttttttaaatcaaaaactcAAGCAATACAATATATACAACAACATCAACTATATTTTCATACACAATCATGCACCATATtgttatacaaatacatattcTCATATACATGCATACtttatatcatcataaacatcgtAACACttgttcaaaccctgacatatcttagtacaatacatatgcggaagctattcAATAataagtcccggttcttgtcgaggtgaggcacgtcacaagcatccattggcgaactgGCATCCTATGTCTCTTCACTACcagatcctgtaatacatgagctatgtgagtttataaaactcaataagttggcacttgtacgtatcaatatgcgtagaaggaacatacatatcaagtcgtgacaacaatgaatctttaaaccatgtcatatcatagcatatattcatgttcatttttgtacttgagcctcattagttgacctgtactaccgtgcttgctttattatatagctactactgtgttggacgtcagggagcaacctttggcaaccccacgacccatgaacatatattggccaataggtttggtggacttaaaaccacccatgatgtcaacaagctctatatcatgtaaaatcagtcattttcctttcatgttcatgttcatgttcattaCATAGCAcacatattcaatattcatgagttcctttactatttaatacataacaatggatatggtgctatgttttcatcaataaacatactaacaatgtacatatatcaataaacaatgggaagcatttgaaattaataatattactcatgtattacttcaagaacatgccaacttactgtTAAAGCgtaagaacactggtttgagacgatgtttatCAATCATATGCTGTCAATAAATCAATAGCTCAGTCACTATGTCTCTAGTAGGTGAAAGATACTCCTTTACATGTATAACAActaaaaaagaagaaaacttacacccttataaggttcttgtgatggagaactaacTTTTAAATTCAAACTAATGAAAGGAAATGAATAAGGGAGCTTTTGGAAGAAGTTTCCTTTGTTTCTCTCGAGTCTTGCTGAGAAAGGAATGAAGGAATGGTGAAAATGGCTCAAGGAAGTCGAAACTTATCTTTTTGTATGAAAGACgccgctcgggcggtcattttctaccgctcgagtgcggaacattctgtccaaaacgaaaaatccagaaccagtggcgctcgggcggtcatttcttaccgctcgggcgctgtTCTGCGCACAGCCACATCAAAGATCGCTCGAGAAACGTCTCTTtccttcataatttgaaaaagtggtaaacatgacagttgtagccctatggcttggcttgaatctccaacTAATTTCATATCCTTTGGAGTTCTGAGAAAAAAGTTATGTTTATTCTCCCAATATGTGTCAGTGAAGGAATGGTgctacacacgacacacttcggggcacttttggcttatcttccacaatgatttggacaaaaccaaaaacatgaaagttgtagcattatatcttaaATTTCTATTGCTGgtggcctcacacaatttggatcaatattcaaatcattatgctaaaacccgtaaaaactgccatattttcatctcatttcctaccaacttcattacactatttctacctacacatcttattatcaatatttagacatatattcattctcaatacaccatgaacgatataaaaatcatgttcaatctAAATATTGATACCCCAATCATCACGTGAAAtttaatgagctaaataactacataataaacgacataaacacattattatcatttgtatgaGTAACCtagcattacaattctcccctccttgAAAGAactttgtcctcgaaattttacatatcatatttttcaggatatctctgttgaatcttgtcttctcgctcccaagttgcttcttcaattgcatgATTGCGCCATAACAGTTTTACTAAgggtatttccttgcctcgtaacacttttgatttcctaTCGAGGATTTGAACCGATCGTTCTTCATACGAGAGACTCGATGCAAGCTCCAATGGTTCGTAATGAAGAACGTGAGAAGGATTGGCCAAATATTTCCATAGcaaggaaacatgaaaaacgttATGAACATTTGATAAGTTCGGTGGTAAAGCAACTCGGTAGGCCCTGTCTCCTATTCTTTCCAAGTTTTCAAATGGATcgatatatcttggactcaattttcccttcttaccaaaacgcaaaatgcccttcaatggtgatatctttacaaatacatggtcaccagcctgaaattccaatcgacgacgtcgcacatcagcatagtttttctgtcggctctgggcagtatGCATTCTATCTCTGATCTTGGTTACTAATTCGGCTGTCTGTTGTACCAATTCAGGGCctaataattttctttcttctacttcatcccaatgtaccGAAGAGCAACAtttctaccatataatgcagtatatggtgccattccaatacttgactgatagctattgttatatgtaaactcagccaatggtagtttactgtcccaactacctgggaagtcaatagtacaggccctcaacatatcttctaagatctgattcactCGTTCATATTGTTCATCAGTTTGAGAGTGGAATGCTGTACTAAATGCCAATCGAGTTCCCATAGTatgatgtaaactcttccaaaatgcagacgtaaatttgggatctctatcagatacaatggacactgggatgccatgaagtctcactatctctttgatgtattgttcagcatattgattcatcatgtatgtggtcttcaccggaaaaaagtgagctgatttcgtaagtcgATCCATAATAACtcatatagcattgaatcctcttTGTGATCTTGGCAAACCAAGGATGAAATCCATTGTGATATATTCCCATTTTCACTCAAGAATGGGTAGTGGTTTCAGAAGTCCTgttggtctttgatgttcaatcttgacctgttgacaagttagacattatGCAACAAATTGAACAATGTCCCTTTTTTATACCTGGacaccaaaataatggtttcaaatccttgtacatttttgtgCCTCTTGGATGGATCGAATAGGGAGTAGCATGAGCATCAATAAGAATGTCAGTTTTGATCGTTCCATGCTTTGGCACACACAATCTCCCTCGATATGTCCATATTCCTTCCCCATTCAATTCAAAGTTaaaatttcctttttcttcatCTCGCTGCCTCAGTTGTAATTCATTATATGTACTTTGCCCGGCCTTAATTTTGTCTGCAAGTGTTGGTCGAACCATGAGAGATGATAATTGGATTGTAGTGCCCTTTGGcataacatcaatcttcaaattctgtaaatcccataaaatttgttcttgtacttcCATTGCAGCAATAGAACTAGATCTTGACTTAATTcatctgcaacaacattggcTTTACCTTGATGATAGGtaataacacaatcataatcttttattaattccaaccaacgtcgttgacgcatattcaatttttttgtgtgaataaatatttcaaactcttgtggtctgTATATATTTCACACTGTTCGCCGTAAAGATAATGGCGccatattttcaatgcaaataccatTGCGGccagttctaaatcatgtgtgggatgattcttttcatattccttcaattgtcttgaTGCATAGCAATGACCTTCCTGTGCTGCATTAGGACTGCTCCTAAACCTTGTTTCGAAGCATCACTGTATACCACAAAATCTCCTGGTCCTTCTGGTATCACAATGACTGGTTTTGATgtcaattttgtttttaactCTTGGAAACTGCGATCACATGCTTCGTTCCATGCAAATTTGACATTCTTTCGTGTTAACGCGGTCAAAGGAAATGATATCTTGGAAAATTCCGCTATAAAAcgacggtaataaccagctaacccgagaaaactacgtacctcagtAACAGTAGTTGGTCGTAGCCAGTTATTGATAGCTTCAATCTTACTTGGATCCACAGCTATGCCttcttttgaaatgatatgGCCCAAGAATGCTATTTGCTCAAGCCAAAATTAGCATTTCTTccatttatcatataaatgtttatctTTCAAAGTCTGCAAAACTAGTTTcaaatgttctcgatgctcctctacagttcgtgagtagatgagaatatcatctataaacacaatcacgaacttgtctaaaaatggcttgaaaattctattcattaaatccataaaagctGATGGTGCATTTGttgtccaaatggcattacaagaaattcataatgcccatacctcGTTCGGAATgcagtctttgagatatcatctgatttcacttttagttgatgatagcctgatcgtaaatcaattttcaaaaagatggcagctccttgtaattgatcaaacaaatcatcaattctggggagtggatatattttttattgtcacTTTGTTCAACTCCCTATAATCAACACATAGACGAAGGATACCGTCTTTCTTTGTCACAATTAAAAcaggtgcaccccacggtgaaaaactcggtctaataaaccctttatcaagtaactcctgcaactgttctttcaattctttcatttctgtaggagctaatcgataaggagcttttgagatcggatgagTTCATGTCACAATATCAATCACAAATTCGATCTCCCTATCTGGGGGTAAGCCTGTTACAACATCAGGAAATACTTCTGAGAATTCACAAACAACATATGTATCTTTTAATTCACGTACAGGTGGATCAATAGTTAACATAGATGCtaaatatccttgacacccctTCTGTAGTAATTTACAAGACTTCATACAAGAGATTATCCGAAGAGGTAAGGATATACCTACACTTGCTACTGTGAATGGTTCAGCTCCTACTGGTGCAAATTTGATCATCTTTATGCCACACTCAATAGTAACTTTGTACTTcgagagccaatccattctcAATATCACTTCAAAATCGGTCATTTTCAAAACTATAAATTCAGCATACATCTGATGGCCTTGGACATATATTGGACACCCTCGCACAACCTGATCTGTCTGTAATTCTTGCCCAGAAGGTAAAGCTATGGCGAGTTGTGTCTCTGTTGTACTTCCTGTAATGCCCAGTCTCCTTACAAATGATTCCGAAATAAAGGAATgtgtggctcctgaatctagtaaaacaatagcagtgatacgagaaatcaagaacataccaGTGATCATCATGTATCCTTATCCGCTTCCTCTTTATTGATGGAGAAAATGCGTCCCTGTACTTTCTCAGAACTCCCAGGAAAATTACTGGCGATAACAAACATTGGAACCTTGCATACATTCCCCGCCATGAAGTTTGCCACATTTAGGATAAGGTAGTATGTCTTGTTCTTTACGTGGAGGGGGACCCTTGCCACGAGATTCCTCGGGTCTAGTACCTCTGTTATCGGTCTTTTTGCCTTGTCATGTTCCTTGGCTCTTCTGAAAGTATTGCTGCCTTCGCTGTTGCCTGTCTCTGTCAATGTCTTGTTCGTCCTGTTCTGTCATAAGTGCTCTTTCCACTATCTCCCCATACGTAGCAACTTTCGACATCCGtacatctcttttaatttcagagcGAAGTCCCCGCATGAAGTGTTCGCCCTTACTGGTGTCATCTTgtgcaatatatggtacatattggactCTAGCCTCGAATTGTTGTATATACTCAGTCATTGACATGGTTCCTTGTTTTAGATTGAGGAAATCACTTGTTTTCTTGGCTCGTACATCTTTAATGAAATACTTGTTGTAAAACACGGTTTTGAAAGTTTCCCATGTCAATTGTATCGTAGGTAATGCCACCcttgcactctcccaccatattctttgtaaggcccgagaattggattatcataatcagacttgttttgttgataattaaaGGGATTGTAGACGTattgtatcggaccggaagagacggaaaagtagatgcaatttttggtgtgagatgagctcggcgcatatgcgccaccacTCCGGCGCATATACGCGACATTTCCAaaaacattggcgcacatgcgcgagtagatacgcgcatatgcgtgaaatttccagaaacattggcgcacatgcgcgagtagatacgcgcatatgcgcgacacgtccagaatctttggcgcatatgcgcgagatgaagcgcgcatatgcgcgaggagttaAGATTgacattgccgagaccagtaggtctcgcgcatatgcgtgggtgatgtcgcgcatatgcgcgagacgtgtaatcCAAAGAATGAGCCATGTGttcttgccatgcatatataaGGTGTGTTGTCTTTCATTCACCCTTCCTCAACAGAATGAGAATCGAGAGGAACTCCATGAAAGCTCAAGTATTCATCATGTCTTAGAAATTAGATTGTGCAACATCCAACCAACCAAAtttcaatccaaacatagatttgtgctccttgcatcaaaagctacaaaaggatgtaagtattgttcactttcaacatgttttgatatatatgtgttgggagaatgatgaattgagctccataatatgttcttaagattttaagcaaagtatattcgcaaccggatcgaagaacggacattgtatgctattgttaCTGTTTCCAACATGTTTAGTGTTaagttatgcagattttgagtactatcatgtgtttatgatgaggattatgagttatggttactgattattgaagtttgagttgaccggtatcgagaaactacgccgttatgccgtcaaaacgtaccgagattgaatattgctccgtatgtgtatccttttgagttagaagttgatatggtgcattgtatatatgtcatttcagatttggtttgacagattcgatatcaagaatacgagacttcgacttctacgaacgacaagaaggtataattcaatgtttgtttggggaagacacaactcaaatgagattcaatttgagtttcccaacaaaatcacatacttgttctgtttgtactttatattgatttatatatatgtactgagataggagtgtcattggtagatacgccaattttctaaacgttcggtgatatcgatgcttcggatcagattcactccaattgtagatttcgatacagaccagaccgaagtttaggaataagatgtaacgccaccacgattgggagagtaggtgggagacctgttacatcttattcacaccgggatccctagacttagatacgagtcgagttaaagagtaagagtcggattgttttatctgtattcactaatgtgtcataattactgattatgtgttatgatttgtattaaactgcatgacatgcatgtatacatgttttatactgggatttattctcaccggagtttccggctgttgttgtgtctgtatgtgtgcataacaacaggtagggcaggatctgggtcgcaacagagatgagagatggatatagcgtggtgatcacgggcatagcagatgtactagtagtttgtacttttgtcatgtactgtatttgaatactggtttgttgaatatgtactggacaagacatgtatattatgtttgtagaaataaaataaatgaagaccttgtgcatgtttatatacatttgaattaatgttaaaagcaaaaatttgacccacattttctagcaaagatccaactaatcccaaaatgaatcgagttagagcccgggtccccacattcttgcatgctttgttaataaaaatatggcaCACATTACTTTGTCTGCATCTTCCATATGAAGGTAGGAGAAGATGG contains the following coding sequences:
- the LOC142504934 gene encoding uncharacterized protein LOC142504934, whose amino-acid sequence is MWQTSWRGMYARFQCLLSPVIFLGVLRKYRDAFSPSIKRKRIRIHDDHWRLGITGSTTETQLAIALPSGQELQTDQVVRGCPIYVQGHQMYAEFIVLKMTDFEVILRMDWLSKYKVTIECGIKMIKFAPVGAEPFTVASVGISLPLRIISCMKSCKLLQKGCQGYLASMLTIDPPVRELKDTYVVCEFSEVFPDVVTGLPPDREIEFVIDIVT